The Chelonia mydas isolate rCheMyd1 chromosome 1, rCheMyd1.pri.v2, whole genome shotgun sequence nucleotide sequence ATTTCTGAACTTCCTGCTTTCCAAGGGCAGGAACTGCTTCTCCCGATTGGGAGGGTCTAATACAGCGGATGCGGGGAAGGGGCTGTGACTGGAGTCCCATGCGGGCGGGGGATGAGCATTCATAAGGAGAGAGTGAAGTAATGGAGACAAGGAGAAGCTGGTTCTAGCACAGCACCCCGGTTACTCAGCATCTCGTGTGGAACATGCATCTGAAGGTGCTTTATTATACGCGGCCAGATGTGGTACAATGCCAGAAACCAGTGGGGCTGTCAGCGCTGCACAGGGGGTAACTTAATGCCAgtaacagagagacagagaaattaagtggttTTGCAGACACAGGCTTACAGGGTGATGGACGGGCATGGCCTTCCCAGCCAGCTTCCTCTGGCATCCGCACACGCACCGTCCCGTTGTAGGCGGGGGGAGCTGTGCATGCGAAAATCAGCTACGGATCCAGCTCAAAGAACTCAAAGCTCACCTAGTTTATTACCCTACGGGCTCCATTCTTTCTACAATCAACTCTCAGAGAGAAAAATACCTGGACAACTTTTTCACAGTCGTGACGTTGAAATAGATTGGGAACcgtgaggaaagggatagataataagacagaaaatatcatattgcctctcgataaatccatggtacacccacaccttgaatactgcatgcagatgtggttgccccatctgaaaaaagatatattggaattggaaaaggttcagaaaagggcaacaaaaatgcacAGGGGCATGGAACAActcccatgtgaggagagattaataagattgggacttttgagcttggaaaagagatgactaacggTGGATATgactgaagtctataaaatcatgagtgatgtgtagaaagtaaataaggaagtgttgtttactccttctcataacacaagaactaggggtcaccaaatgaaatgaataggcagcaggtttaaagaaacaaaaggaagtattttttcatgcaacacacagttaacctgtggaactctttgccagaggatgttgtgaaggccaagactataacagggctcaaaaaagacctagatcaattcatggaggacaggtccatcaatgtctattagccaggatgggcagggatggtgtccctagcctctgtttgccagaagctgggaatggtcgacaggggatggatcacttcatgattccctgttctgttcattccctctggggcatctggcgttggccactgtcggaagacaggattctgggctagatggacctttggtctgacccagtatggccgctcttaaatagatagatagatagatagatagatagatagatagatagatagatagatagatgttgtCAAACTTTTAATTGTTTACATCTTTCATTATGTTCTTAACTCACAGCTCTGGATGCACCAGCTGTAATTTTCAATGATCAAACAGCTGCAATTCTCTCTGGTTCATTTTGCCATGGACATATCAGGCCAGATTCGCCCCTGGCACAACGCACTGCAATAGCTGTACAGGGGCATAGGCTGATCAGGGAGTAGCCAGGGCTGTCTGCTGTCCCCAAAACATTATCTTATGTCCTCAGtcctcatcttcctcttcttATCGCTGAGTATGCGGTGGGATCCTCGTAGAGGCTCATGGGTCTCCTGATTGCACTTGGTTCATGGAAGGTGGCTGCGGAAAGAGGGCAGGGCATGGAAATCTCTgtgctctcctctccccatctTTCAGTACAATAGCAACTGTGGGCCCCAGCTCAGATCAGGGCCTCAccgtgctaggagctgtacacacACATGGGCATGCTAGAGAGCCCTTTCCCGGAAGAGCTTACAAAGgaaaaagacaagacagacaaaggaaggggaaactgaggcacagagcgggcaagtgactggcccaaggtgacccagcagctcagtggcagagcccaggACAGCACTCAAGTCTCCTGACTTGCTGTCCAGTGCCctccccactagaccccactgcccctccAGACCATGCTGCCAATTTAGGAGCGTAATTTAAGGCACCGAGCTTTGAATGCTTTGGCCTGAATAAACCAAATGAGCTCGTGCTGGGTTTGAAAAATGTCCAGCATCCCGAAAAAATCCCAGCCCTTCAATTATTGTATTGCAGGGAAAGATCTTCTGCAAATCGATTGATCCACGACTGCTGTAGGTCATGTCAACCTTCAATCGGACCTGCCCTAACCCCTCTACGTTCCTGCTGACCGGCATCCCCAGCCTGCAATCTGagcatgtctggatctccatccccttctgcctCATGTATCTGATTGCTCTGCTAGGAAATGGTACTGTCCTCTTCGTTGTAAAGCAGGAGGAGaccctccatgagcccatgtactatttcctctccATGCTGGCAGTCATTGATTTGGTCCTCTCAACTGCCATTGtccccaaaatgctgagcatcttctggctGGATTCCAGAGAGATCAGCTTCGGGGCCTGCTTCCTCCAGATGTTCTTCATCCACACCTTCACTATAGTGGAGTCGGGGGTGCTCTTGGCCATGTCTTTAGACCGATACGTGGCTATCTGCAACCCCTTGAGATACAAGACTATCTTAACCAGCTCAAAGATTGCCCAGATTGGGCTGCTGTCCCTTGCTAGAGGAGTGGGGGTTGTGACACCCTTAACCTGCCTTCTAACCAGTCTGCCCTACTGTAAAACGAATGTCATCCCTCATTCCTATTGCGAGCACATGGCTGTGATGGAGCTggcccacacacacacggcagtCTGCGACTCATACAGCATCATTGTGGCCACAGCCCTAGTGGGGACAGAC carries:
- the LOC119565316 gene encoding olfactory receptor 52K2-like, with the translated sequence MSTFNRTCPNPSTFLLTGIPSLQSEHVWISIPFCLMYLIALLGNGTVLFVVKQEETLHEPMYYFLSMLAVIDLVLSTAIVPKMLSIFWLDSREISFGACFLQMFFIHTFTIVESGVLLAMSLDRYVAICNPLRYKTILTSSKIAQIGLLSLARGVGVVTPLTCLLTSLPYCKTNVIPHSYCEHMAVMELAHTHTAVCDSYSIIVATALVGTDFIFITCSYGIILRSVLRLSSQEVRLKAFSTCGSHVCVILLFYLGGLLSMYLHTLDLSLAPHTQVLVADLYLVVPPMLNPVIYGMKSKQIRKRVFKLFGQRKILAEASM